From the Chitinispirillales bacterium ANBcel5 genome, the window TCGCTGCAGATGTAATTGAGTTTCTGATCCACTGCTCTTGGGGCTCAAAAGTAACACTCATACCCTTCAGTCCAACACCTTCTCCGCACCGAACAGGTATACCTGCCTGCTCCTTACGCTCTAAAAGACAGACCTTTTTATTTCCATTAGCTGCAGCAAAAGCGGCCATTGCACCTGCGGGGCCAGCACCAATAACTGCGATATCATAGTTTTCCATAGTTTTCTGCACCTGTTTAAAAATCAGCTAACCTTTAAAGCCCCAAAGGGACAGATCTTTACACATTGATTACAAAGAGAACACTTTTTATTACAGCACTCAAGTTCATCTGTTAGGATGAGTGCATCACTGCAACAAACACTTATACATGTACCGCACTTATCACATTTTGTATAATCGATGTTTATCTTCAATTTGCCCTCCTCAATAATCTTTCTGTATCACGTCGTAATGAACGGTTATTTTGAATCTCTGCTCGCTCTAAAATATCTCTGCAAACCCTTGCAGCTTCTTCAGGCTTCCCTGCATTATAGAGCATATGTGCCTGCTTGTTTGCAGTCATCATGCTATTATGACTGCCCATTGCTTCAGATTTATATGACTTTGATAATATACCATATACTTGTGCTGCTTTTGCATACATACCCTGATCATCGTAATATTTTGCTTTAGCCCACAGAACAAATCTGCTATCAGGAAACTTCAGAGAAAGTCTTTCGATGATTGCAAGGCTTTTCTCTGGTTTATCTTCCTGCAGGTAAATATCAGAAAGTGCAAGTAGTGCTGAGTATCGGGTAAGATGTGCTTCCTGGGCACATTGTTCAAGCTGCTCAATACCACTGGATTTATCACCTGGGTACCAGAAAAGTACCCACCAGAATCTCCGCCTCAGTTCTGCTCTTGCATAATCGTATAATCCAAGAAAGAAATTTACATCTTTGTTGGAAGGATCTAGCTCCCGGGCTTCTTGTAGGGTGCGAATGGCATCCATGCCCGTGCTGTAAGCAGCCAAATAAGCGCGGTTTCTTAGGTAAAAGGAAGCATGCATCGACAGAGCCATCCCTTTAAGTGTTTCAGACAAAGAGCAGGTTCCGTGAACTCTTTGGTAACGGCTAATTAGACTGCAAGCTCTTTCAAACGATTTAAGAAAAGCTGTTGAATCGACCATTTCATCATAATCAAGGTCTCTTAACCCAAGTGCTGAAAGATGTAAAACCGCTGCAAGGATGTCGTTGCTATCTTTTTTTATTGCAGCATCGGTGTGAGACAGTGCTTTTTCAAAATTGCTGTTGAGGATAAGGGTTAGAATGCTATCACAGTAAGCAACCCGCTCCTCAGTGAGCTCAAATGCTGCTAATCTGATAAAGAGCAACAAAACAACTGATATAACTACTCTATTTTTCATTATTGTTAACCGGGATAAGGGATGGATAGATAATACCGTAACGTCTACGAAAATACAGCCATGTTGCCGCAAATACAAGTGTTGCACCACCAAACAGAGCCGGAACAGCCAAAGCTGAAGCTACAATACATAAACTGCCACCTATTTTGTATGTAGCTTCCATGAAGACCTCACTTGGGTGCAGTAAAAACAAAACATAAATAGGCAACGACAACGTTGCACAGAAAAATGGGATATACTGACTCTGCAATGCTGACGCAAAAGCAGCAATAATTAATAGTAACAAGGCCAGAATGTGAGCATTCCTTTTCCCAAGATAGACTGCAGTAGTGATTTTTTCATCTTTTCTGTCTCCTTCAATGTCCGGAAGAGTCGAACTAATTGAGCCCGAGCACATCAGTAGAAAGTAGGGCAGAGCATGATTTATAAACTGAAATGAAAAGATGCTCTCACCGGCAATATACCATCCTGCTCCAAAGGCTATAACGCCATAACCAACGGCGTTGGAAAAAAAATCAAGGAATGGCTTGCCGGAAAATCTGGTCGGTTTACAACTGTATAGTATTCCGAGTAACAGAGCGAGTAAGGATAGTAATGCCAACTGGTATTTTTGTAAAATAACTGGTATTGAAACAGACACCACTGCACAACACAACGCAACAATAGTAGCTCTTGAAACAGGTATGTTGCCCCTAACAAGAAGGGGAAACCCACCGTTTTCTTTATCAGCATCGATATCACAAACCTGATTGATTATATAAACTGAAGCCACGGAGAGCGAGAAAAGTAAGCATAAAAAAGCGGAGAAAACATTAACTTGTATAGCTAAGGTGTTTTCTACAGAAAATATACCAAAAGCACTAAACCCCCAAACCGGAATTAAAAGGACTGGTCGGGTTATGAAAAACAGGTCAATAATATGTGTAATAGTTTTATTTTTTATCATTTTGCTTTAAATGTAGGGTACTCTATTCCAAAGCGCCACTTATAATAAAAACGACTCAATAAGAATGTAAAGGCAATAAGAATACCGTAAAATGGTACAAAGATAGTTACGCAGGCACTGAGCAGAAAAACGGGCCATTTAAAGGAGTTGAATGCAGATACAGAGTCGGTGAATATAAAAAATCTGATGAAGAAAAACAGGCTTATTGCACTGGGGATAGCCATAACCCAGCTATTATACTCCATTGAAAAGGAAAATATCAATGCCAGGGTACACATCATCGTCGCTGCAAGGGCTGTTTTTTTTTCACCATAAGAGACACAGAACGTCTTTTTCCCTGTTTTAAGATCACCGGGTGCATCGGGAATTGTTGTAGCCAGAAATACTGCTCCGTTTGCAAACCCAGGAGCAAGTGAGGAGATTAGCCCAGTGTATAAGAGATCGGTACTGAAAACGGCATCACTTTTGGTTATAAACCAGCCTACAAGAAAAGTAATTATTCCATGCCCAAGTGCATTTGCTAATACTCCGCCGATGGCTCTGTTTTTTAAGCTCACTGGTGGTAAATTATAGAGAAATCCAAGGATAAGAGCTATAATAAAGAGCATAAAGATTGCATTTCCAAGAAAAAAACCAACCATAAGGCCGCTAAAGATACAGAATAAGGCTACAACCCAGGCTGTTTTAACAGAAATAAATCCATCTGGCAGCAGAAACAGTTTATTATTTATACGGTCACTCTCTATATCTGTGATCTGATTAACCACATAAATTGAAGCAACAAGCAAAGAAAATCCAATTAGTGCAAACCACAATGGTGAGCTGCAAGTGGAGTGTACAAAAGAAAAGCCGGGGGTGGCTTGTGCATTACCTGCAATCCATCCAAGAATTAAAATAGTCCATACAGGTGCTAAAAGCGGCAATCTGAGTAGGAATACCAGATCGAGAATTTTTTTCAATGTTCCTGCCAAATTTTTTCCTATTTATCTTCGTTGCTGGTAGCTAGCACCGTCTGATGCGGTTAGTGATGAAAATAAAACTTGCCACCGCAAAATACACCCATCTTTAAGTATTGCCATAGGCTTGCAGCCGCTTGCCTCTTTGCCTTTTTATAGTATATTCATTATAATATAGTGCTTCTCATATATTTCAGGTAAATAATGGGTGTAATTTTTTGTAAGAAGAGATTACCCAAGTTATTTTTAACAATTACGCTTTTTATGGAGATCTAACTATTCAGGATACGGCATTGAAGATTAATTATCCGGCAAAAGCTCATTTGATTTGTGCAATTTGTCTCCTTATTCCATTATCGGTCATGTCCTGGGAGAGTAGTGAGTATGGTACGATGGTGGGAGAGCTGTTTTACTCGGCACGCTCTGCGGCTCTGAGTGGAGCTGATCTTGCACTAAGTGAAACTGGCCCTCTTCTCTCCAATGCTGCAAATCTGGGCAGAAATGAAAAAACTACCCTAATCTTCACCTACTCAGATGCCTTCTCCGGTGCATACAACAATTCCATGCTTCAATACGCTACCCCCCTTACGAAAAATTCAGGTTTAGGAGTTTCTTTAGCCTACCTCCATGTACCAGGTATAGAAGACACCAGAAATATTGATATCACCAATATCGATCTGGATAATGTAGAGCGCTTCTCGGTTTCTGAGATATGGCTTCGTGTAGGCTATGGACATCGAAATGAGCTGGGGATGTTTAACCTCCATTATGGCGGTGCCATAAACGCCAGGAGAAGAAGGCTTGAAAAAGTAATGGGGTATGGAATTGGCCTTGATGCCGGAATTGTTCTAAGCACTGAAGATCCTAATCTGTCTTTGGGGCTTATGGTTGAAAATATCACCGGTAACTTTGTTCACTGGAGCTATAACTATAAAGAATACTCTAAGCCCAATGTGAGATTCAGCTTTGCCTGGAGTAGGGAATTACCCTATGTTTATGGACATTTACTGTTTGCTTATACATCTCCTGACATGCTCTCAAATGAGGGGATAAATAAAGGGTGGGATGGTAATGACAGCGAAGAACCACAGCAGGTCTCACTGAGAGAGGAGCCCTGGTTAATGATTCGGGCCGGAAGATACGGACTTGAGTATTCGATTATGGAAACTGTTATTCTGCGTGCAGGTCTTCAAAGAGGAGATTTTAGTATGGGGGGTGGGGTGATTCTCTTTGAAAATAAGCTAAATGCTGATTTCACCTACCTTACTCATGAGCTTGCAGGTACATGGAAAATGAGTGTGACTTATAACTGGCACTAATTATATAATGAAGACAGGGTTATAGCGTCTTAAAATACAGAACTTTTATTAATAGATTTGTTCAAATACCTGGCTAACTTTAAAAAACATATTTGAGATTGCAGATGATTAAACAGGAAGAACAGACAATACTGATCGTTGATGATGATCAGCTTTTATGCAGTGCGATTGCCACATATCTGAGTAAAGCAGGATATAAACCGATACTTGCTAACAACGGAACACAGGCACTGCACATACTTGAGCATACATCTCCTAACTGTATTATTATTGACCTGTATATGCCTTCTATGAATGGGATTGAACTTCTTGAAGTGTTAAAAGAGAACAACAACAGTATCCCAATTATTATCACTACCGGTCACCCTGATATGGATTCCGCGATTAAGGCAATTCAAAATGGTGCCTATGATTATATTATTAAGCCATTCAAATTTGAGGAGATGTTGCAAAAAGTCAACCAGGCACTCAATTCGACCAAGCTGGTCAGGGAAAACTATGTGCTTTCAGAGCTTGCTTCCCTTCATGAGATTACAGGTAAACTTACTACAACCCACAAAATTGAAGACCTCCTTGATATTACTTTTGAGCACTGCCTTGAAACAGCTCAGGCTGTAAGTGGATCGATACAGCTCTATGATAAGGAATCTGATGAACTTGTAATTGTACGCCAAAAAGGTATCGGTAGCGTGAAAACCAGGTCATCACTGGATGAAATGGGTGAGTGGACCATATCCAAATGGGTCTTTAAAAGTTCTGTACCAATACTTATTGGCGACAGCGATAAAGTGCCGGGTACCGATATTGAACTTAAAAGAAAAGAGATAAGCTCTTCGATATCTGTTCCTTTAAAGGTAGGCAAAGAAGTAATAGGTGTTGTGAATTTAAACAGAAAAGATAAAAAACAACCTTTCAGTGCTGTAGATTTAAGTGTAATTGATGTATTAGCCTCACAGGCCAGTATTGCGATCAATAATGCTTTTCTGTACACTTCAATCAATCAAAAGCTTGATGAGCTATCACTTATCAGCACGTATTCTGAACAACTGATGGGGCTTGTGGATAGGTATGATGTAATCGGGTGTTTATTTGAGACTGTTAAAAAGCATTTTCACATTGATTTTATAGGGTTTCTTTTTATGCAAAAAAGAAACTATGAATTTCTTCACTGGGGAAGAGGAGAAGTCGCTGAAGAGAACGTTGAAACAATTTGTGAAAGAGTTCTTGATGAGCATAATAAAAATTCATCACTGAAAGCTATACCTAAGAAAGTGATAAAACATCACCTCGATCTTAAGCAAGAAAGACCATTTACCGTTACTTATCCTTTTACATTTGAACATATAATACCAGTTAGCTGGGAAGATTTAAGATTTGGAACTATATACTTCGCTTCTTCAAGAGAGATAAACGACCCCGCAGAAAAAATATCTCTATTATCAAGCCTGGTAAGTCAAACTCGTATCGCGCTTACTAATTCAAAACTATACAATGACATGAAGGAAAATTATATTCGTACTATCAAAGCCCTTGCGATTGCAGTAGATGCCAAAGATACATACACCCACGGACATTCAGAAAATGTGATGAATATTGCTGAAGACTTAGCACGTGAGATGGAACTTGAAGAAAAACATGTAGGGATTATTCGCGATGCAGGGCTTCTTCATGATATAGGGAAAATTGGCATTCCCGGTTATATTCTAAATAAACCAGGACCACTTACTTATGAAGAATTCAATGGGATAATGAAAACACATAGCTCCCTTGGAGCAAATATCGTTAAGGATGTTCCGTTTTTGCAAGATCTGCACAATCTTATCCTCTATCACCACGAACACTATAATGGCGCTGGATATCCTGAAGGGTTAAAACAAGAGCAGATCCCTATAGGGGCGCGAATTCTTCATGTCGCTGATGCCTATGAGGCAATGACATCAAACAGACCTTATAGGAATAGTCTTGGAAAAAAGGAAGCTGTTAAACGCCTCGTTGAAAATAGCGGCAGGCAATTCGATCCTCAGGTAGTCGAAGCTTTTTTGAGAATCGCGGAAAAGAAACGGTGGATCGATGGAGATATAAATAAGTTTTTAAAACAAATCAAAACCGAAACCGGAAAAAAAGAGGCCCCATAACCTTATCCCCGCTAAACTGATGTAAATAAATGATCTACTGATCCTGGTGCAGGTGATATAAAACATTTGAAGACTTGAACCAATGCAATGCAGGTATTAATTTCTGTCCAATTTTATAGTTTAACCTAACCTTTTCGTTTGGAATGATATGAAAAAAAGTATTTTGCCCTTAATTACAGTTCTGTTTTTGATTATTGTAAGCTGTTCTAAAAACAATGAACAGTCTGAAGTTGTTGTAATTGTTAATGGTACTGAGATTACCAATCAGGATATAAGTGATGCTACTGAAATTCTAAGACAACAACTTTTACAGTTTTCACCGGAGTCTATTCTTGATGATCCCACACAGATGAGAATGAATGTAGCTCAACAGTTGGTTGCTAATCAGCTTATGGTTGAAGAGGCGAGAAAGGAAAAGATCAGTCCTGATCCCGA encodes:
- a CDS encoding UbiA family prenyltransferase, with translation MAGTLKKILDLVFLLRLPLLAPVWTILILGWIAGNAQATPGFSFVHSTCSSPLWFALIGFSLLVASIYVVNQITDIESDRINNKLFLLPDGFISVKTAWVVALFCIFSGLMVGFFLGNAIFMLFIIALILGFLYNLPPVSLKNRAIGGVLANALGHGIITFLVGWFITKSDAVFSTDLLYTGLISSLAPGFANGAVFLATTIPDAPGDLKTGKKTFCVSYGEKKTALAATMMCTLALIFSFSMEYNSWVMAIPSAISLFFFIRFFIFTDSVSAFNSFKWPVFLLSACVTIFVPFYGILIAFTFLLSRFYYKWRFGIEYPTFKAK
- a CDS encoding response regulator, which produces MIKQEEQTILIVDDDQLLCSAIATYLSKAGYKPILANNGTQALHILEHTSPNCIIIDLYMPSMNGIELLEVLKENNNSIPIIITTGHPDMDSAIKAIQNGAYDYIIKPFKFEEMLQKVNQALNSTKLVRENYVLSELASLHEITGKLTTTHKIEDLLDITFEHCLETAQAVSGSIQLYDKESDELVIVRQKGIGSVKTRSSLDEMGEWTISKWVFKSSVPILIGDSDKVPGTDIELKRKEISSSISVPLKVGKEVIGVVNLNRKDKKQPFSAVDLSVIDVLASQASIAINNAFLYTSINQKLDELSLISTYSEQLMGLVDRYDVIGCLFETVKKHFHIDFIGFLFMQKRNYEFLHWGRGEVAEENVETICERVLDEHNKNSSLKAIPKKVIKHHLDLKQERPFTVTYPFTFEHIIPVSWEDLRFGTIYFASSREINDPAEKISLLSSLVSQTRIALTNSKLYNDMKENYIRTIKALAIAVDAKDTYTHGHSENVMNIAEDLAREMELEEKHVGIIRDAGLLHDIGKIGIPGYILNKPGPLTYEEFNGIMKTHSSLGANIVKDVPFLQDLHNLILYHHEHYNGAGYPEGLKQEQIPIGARILHVADAYEAMTSNRPYRNSLGKKEAVKRLVENSGRQFDPQVVEAFLRIAEKKRWIDGDINKFLKQIKTETGKKEAP
- a CDS encoding UbiA family prenyltransferase — encoded protein: MIKNKTITHIIDLFFITRPVLLIPVWGFSAFGIFSVENTLAIQVNVFSAFLCLLFSLSVASVYIINQVCDIDADKENGGFPLLVRGNIPVSRATIVALCCAVVSVSIPVILQKYQLALLSLLALLLGILYSCKPTRFSGKPFLDFFSNAVGYGVIAFGAGWYIAGESIFSFQFINHALPYFLLMCSGSISSTLPDIEGDRKDEKITTAVYLGKRNAHILALLLLIIAAFASALQSQYIPFFCATLSLPIYVLFLLHPSEVFMEATYKIGGSLCIVASALAVPALFGGATLVFAATWLYFRRRYGIIYPSLIPVNNNEK